ACGGTGACGGTGGCGGCGGGCACGGTCCTCAAGGACCTGAACGTGGCCCTGGCCCGGGAGGGCCTCTCCCTGACCAACATGGGCGACATCATGGAGCAGACGGTCTCCGGCGCCACGAGCACGGGCACGCACGGCACCGGCCGCGACTCGGCCTCCATCGCCGCCCAGATCCGCGGCCTGGAGCTGGTCACCGCGGACGGCGAGCTGCTGGTGTGCTCCGAGAAGGAGAACCCGGAGGTCTTCGCGGCGGCCCGGCTCGGCATCGGGGCGCTCGGCATCGTCACCGCGATCACCTTCGCCGTGGAGCCGATCTTCTTCCTGACCGCCCGTGAGGAGCCCATGGGCTTCGACCGGGTGACGGCCGAGTTCGACCAGCACGTCGCGGAGAACGAGCACTTCGAGTTCTACTGGTTCCCGCACACCGGCAACTGCAACACCAAGCGGAACAACCGCAGCCAGGGTCCCGCCGCCCCGCCCGGACCGGTCAGCGCCTGGATCGAGGACGAGCTGCTGTCCAACGGCCTCTTCCAGGCCGTCAACTCGCTGGGCCGAGCCGTCCCGGCCACCATCCCCGCCATCGCCCGCGTCGCGAGCCGCGCCCTTTCGGCGCGCACTTACACGGACATCCCGTACAAGGTGTTCACCAGCCCGCGCCGGGTGCGTTTCGTGGAGATGGAGTACGCCCTCCCGCGCGATCAGGTCGTCGAGGCCCTGCACAAGCTGCGGTGGATGGTCGACCGCTCGGACCTGCGGATCAGCTTCCCGGTGGAGGTGCGGACGGCCCCGGCGGACGACATCACGCTGTCGACGGCCTCGGGGCGCGAGACGGCGTACATCGCGGTGCACATGTACAAGGGCACCCCGTACCAGGCCTACTTCACGGCGGCCGAGCGCATCTTCACCGCGCACGGCGGCCGTCCCCACTGGGGCAAGGTGCACACGCGGGACGCGGAGTACTTCGCGGCGGCCTACCCCCGGTTCGGCGAGTTCACCGCGCTGCGGGACCGCCTCGACCCGGACCGGGTGTTCGGCAACGACTACCTGCGGCGCGTCTTGGGCAACTGAGCCTGGGCGACTGACCTAGGAGGCGCTCTGCTCGCCCGAAGGCGTCGGGGTGCCCGTGCCGGGGGTCGGGGTGGGCGTGGGTGTCGGCGTCGGGGTCTGCTTCGACGGCGAGGGGTCCGGAGCCGGGTCCCCCGAGCCCGAGGGGCTCGGGTCCGGGCTCGGGCTTCCGCCGCCTTGGGAGCGCGAGGGGCTCGGGGACGTCCCGGGTTCGGGGGTCTTCCCGCCCTTCTCGCCCCGCTCGCCCTTCTCCCCCGTGCCCGACTCGCTCCCGGAGGGGGCCGGTTCGTCGTGGCTCACCTTGCGGGTGCCGCCGGAGAAGATGGTGCCGCCGCCGCTGCTGACCGAGGTGTCGGAGATCGCCTCGTAGGTGCCGAGGGCGCCCAGCGAGATGACGAAGGCGGCGCCCGCGGCCACGGCCGTGCGCTTCCAGCCCCGTACCCGGGTGCCGTGCACGGTCGCCTCGCCGAACTCCTCGTCCGGGGGCGCGGCGGCACGGAGCGTCATCGTGCCGTCCGGAGCCCGTTCCCCGCCGGGCGCCGGCACCTCGCGGGTCCTGGGGCGGGCGCTCTCGCGCAGCTGGTCGCCGGTGCGCCGGAAGAGGTGCTGGATGACCGGTCCGCCGGCGGTGGCGACCACGCTGACGACGCCGGCGCCCAGGATCGTTCCGTAGACGCCCATCTTGGAGGCCAGCAGGGCCGCGGCGACCGTGGCGAGGGAGCTGCCGGCCACCTGAGCCGCACTCAGGTCGAGCTTCTTCTCCGCCTTCTTCTCCGCCGGTGTCTCCGGTTCGACGTCGTGCGTAGCCTTCTGACCCATCGCCATCCCCTGCGCGTCCTGCCCCTCGCGTGAACGAATCCCTCAGCACTTACTGACAGCCGAGCGAAACGGAAAGTTCCGTTTCTGCGGATTCTGTGAAGCAAGACACCCCGAATCGGACACGGGTGCAGGTGGGACCCGACAGAGGGCACGCCAACTCCCGCCGTCCGGGAGAAGTTCGGCGGCGCGGCGGTCCACCCAGGTGGCCCGAATGGAGTACTGTGGCGAGCCCTGGGGCCGTCCTTCCTTACGGATGTCCGGACTCGGGAGAGGGGGCCGGCTGATGGAAAACGGCACTCGAAGACCGGTGATGCCGCGGTATCGCACGGGCTCCTGCTGCGCACAGTAATCACTCGGTCACTGTGCGTGCCCAACAGGTAACCGTGCCATAACGGCGATCAAGGGCGCATGCCCGACACGCCGGTTTAACTCGGCAAGGTTGTGGCAGGCTGCACCCGGGCAGGCCACACTCGACTAGCGGAAGCAGCGACGCACGTGACGTCGGCAGGCACCACCCGGGAGGTCCCCATGCCCGAACTGCGTGTCGTGGCCGTCTCAAATGACGGCACACGACTGGTGCTCAAGGCTGGGGACAGCACGGAGTACACGCTTCCGATCGACGAGCGGCTGCGGGCTGCCGTGCGCAACGACCGCGCGCGCCTGAACCAGATCGAGATCGAGGTGGAGAGCCACCTCCGCCCCCGCGACATCCAGGCCCGCATACGGGCCGGTGCCTCCGCGGAGGAGGTCGCTCAACTCGCCGGCATCCCCGTCGACCGCGTACGCCGCTTCGAGGGCCCCGTGCTCGCCGAGCGCGCCTTCATGGCCGAGCGGGCCCGCAAGACCCCCGTGCGCCGTCCCGGCGAGAACACCGGTCCGCAGCTCGGCGAGGCCGTGCAGGAACGGCTGACCCTGCGCGGGGCCGAGAAGGAATCCGTCCAGTGGGACTCGTGGCGCCGCGACGACGGCACCTGGGAGGTCCTGCTCGTCTACCGGGTCGCGGGCGAGCCGCACTCGGCGAGCTGGACCTACGATCCGCCGCGCCGACTGGTCGTGGCCGTGGACGACGAGGCCCGCTCCCTGATCGGGGAGGCGGAGGACCTGCCGGCGACGCCCGAGCCGAGCTTCCCCTTCGTGCCGAGGATCGCGCGGCTGCCGCGCGACCGGCCGCTGGACCGCGCCCTCGACCGGCAGTTGGAGCGTGCCGACAGCAGGCCGGCCGCCCCCCAGCCGGATCCGGAGGAGGAGCGGGACACCCTGACGAGCCTGCTGGAGGCCGTCCCGAGCTTCCGCGGCGATCTGGTGGTCCCGGACCGCACCGACACCCCGGCCACGGAAGCGGAGGTGGAGGAGCCGCCGGCCCCGGCCGCCTCCGCGGGCGCGGGCTCCGCGTACGCCGACGTCCTGATGCCCCGCACGGTGGCGGGCCACCGCGACCGCCTGACCGGCACCACCGACCGCCAGGCCGAGGCCGACGGGGTCCGTCCGGGGCGCCGAGCGGCGGTGCCCAGCTGGGACGAGATCGTCTTCGGCACGCGGCGCAAGAAGCAGGAGTAGCGGGGCCGCCGACGCCTGAAGCGGCGGGCTGAACGGTACGGCGGGACCTGAGCGGGCCGGCCCGGCCGGGGCCGGGCGCGCGCCGGGGCGTCACCTCGGACGCCGAACGTGACGAGGGGCCGGACGGTCGGGCGCGTAGTCGCGTTCGGCGCCCTGCGAGGAGCACCCCGGCACACACCCGACCCCCGTCACGACTACTGCGGGTCGGGGCCGGTGGCCACCGGGCGGGCCGGGTCCGAGGACCAGTGCGACCAGCTGCCCGCGTACAGGTCGGCCTCGATGCCGGCCACCGCCAGGGCGAGGACCTCATGGGCTCCGGAGACCCCCGAGCCGCAGTACACGCCCACCGCCGTGCCCTCCGAGGCGCCGAGCCCCTCGAAGCGGGCGCGCAGTTCCGCCGCCGGGCGGAAGTGGCCGTCCTCGGTCACGTTCTCCGTGGTCGGGGCCGACACCGCGCCCGGGATGTGGCCGCCGACCGGATCGATCGGCTCGACCTCACCGCGGTACCGCTCCCCCGCCCTGGCGTCCAGCAGCAGGCCCGCGCGCGCCCGCGCGGCCGCTCCGTCCGCGTCCAGCAGCCCGACGGATCCCGGAGTTGGCTTGAAATCGCCCCCCATGGGAGTCACCTGGTCGGCCGATACGGCACCCCCCGCCGCCGTCCACGCGGCCAGGCCCCCGTCCAGCACCCGCACGTCCGGGTGGCCCGTCCATCGGAGCAGCCACCACGCGCGGGCGGCAGCCCAGCCCTGGCCGCCGTCGTACACGACCACGGGCCCGTCGGAAGTGACCCCGGCCCGCCGCATCGCCGCGCCGAAGGCCTCCGTGTCGGGGAGCGGGTGACGGCCGCCCGCCCCGGGCGGACCTGCCAGTTCGCGGTCGAGGTCGACGTACACGGCGCCGGGCAGGTGCCCGGCCTCGTAGGCGGGCCGCTGGTCGGGGCCGCCCAGCTGCCAGCGGACGTCCAGCAGCACCGGCGGCCGGGAGCCGGCCGTCTCGGCCTTCAGCTCGGCGGCGGAGAGGATCGCAGAATGAGCAGTCATGCGGGCCATCTTCCTCCCCACCCGGCAGCCTCGTAACACGCCCGTCACCGGCCGGGCGCACCGATCCGGTCATCTCTGTCCCGGGGCCCTACGAAGCGGCCCGGTCGGGGCGCGCCGGGGCGTTCGGGGTGGAAGCATCAGCACC
This genomic window from Streptomyces sp. NBC_01351 contains:
- the sepH gene encoding septation protein SepH; translated protein: MTSAGTTREVPMPELRVVAVSNDGTRLVLKAGDSTEYTLPIDERLRAAVRNDRARLNQIEIEVESHLRPRDIQARIRAGASAEEVAQLAGIPVDRVRRFEGPVLAERAFMAERARKTPVRRPGENTGPQLGEAVQERLTLRGAEKESVQWDSWRRDDGTWEVLLVYRVAGEPHSASWTYDPPRRLVVAVDDEARSLIGEAEDLPATPEPSFPFVPRIARLPRDRPLDRALDRQLERADSRPAAPQPDPEEERDTLTSLLEAVPSFRGDLVVPDRTDTPATEAEVEEPPAPAASAGAGSAYADVLMPRTVAGHRDRLTGTTDRQAEADGVRPGRRAAVPSWDEIVFGTRRKKQE
- a CDS encoding D-arabinono-1,4-lactone oxidase, with the protein product MADTPTAQTAGKNGPTTWRNWAGNVTAAPARTVAPASVEELQETVRRAAQEGLRVKAVGTGHSFTAAAATDGVLVRPQTLAGIREIDRAAGTVTVAAGTVLKDLNVALAREGLSLTNMGDIMEQTVSGATSTGTHGTGRDSASIAAQIRGLELVTADGELLVCSEKENPEVFAAARLGIGALGIVTAITFAVEPIFFLTAREEPMGFDRVTAEFDQHVAENEHFEFYWFPHTGNCNTKRNNRSQGPAAPPGPVSAWIEDELLSNGLFQAVNSLGRAVPATIPAIARVASRALSARTYTDIPYKVFTSPRRVRFVEMEYALPRDQVVEALHKLRWMVDRSDLRISFPVEVRTAPADDITLSTASGRETAYIAVHMYKGTPYQAYFTAAERIFTAHGGRPHWGKVHTRDAEYFAAAYPRFGEFTALRDRLDPDRVFGNDYLRRVLGN
- a CDS encoding sulfurtransferase, translating into MTAHSAILSAAELKAETAGSRPPVLLDVRWQLGGPDQRPAYEAGHLPGAVYVDLDRELAGPPGAGGRHPLPDTEAFGAAMRRAGVTSDGPVVVYDGGQGWAAARAWWLLRWTGHPDVRVLDGGLAAWTAAGGAVSADQVTPMGGDFKPTPGSVGLLDADGAAARARAGLLLDARAGERYRGEVEPIDPVGGHIPGAVSAPTTENVTEDGHFRPAAELRARFEGLGASEGTAVGVYCGSGVSGAHEVLALAVAGIEADLYAGSWSHWSSDPARPVATGPDPQ